Genomic window (Pseudomonas sp. MM211):
AGGAGTTCCTCAGTGGCGAGGAGAACATGTGCCACAGTCTGGAGAACCTGGAGTTCCACCACTTCAAGTATCAGCAGTTCCTGCGTCCGGGTGATGTGCATGTGCATTATTTCGGAACCGCTACGCTGTCCTATGCCGACGGTATCAAGGCCCAGCCGGGTGATACCTTCGAGATCGAAATGAACGAGTTTGGCGCACCTTTGCGCAATGGGCTGGTGGCGGCCGACGAGCCGCTCGAGCCGGGCGGCGTGACTGCCCTGTAACCACCAGCCGTCATTCACCGCGGGGCCTCAGGGCCTCGACCGGGTTCTGACCAGGAGGAATATTTCATGTCCGTTAACGGCCACAACATCATCGGCGGCGCCTACAGCGCCCTCGGCTCCGTGAAGCTGCAGAGCGTCGACGCCACCAGCGGCGAAACGCTGCCGTATGAATTCGTCGAGGCCACCGCCGAAGAAGTCGACGCCGCTGCCGAAGCTGCGGCCGCTGCCTATCCGGCTTACCGCAGCCTGCCGGCGGCTAAGCGCGCCGATTTCCTCGATGCAATCGCCGACGAGCTGGACGCCTTGGGTGACGATTTCGTCGCCACCGTATGCAAGGAAACCGCGCTGCCCGCTGGCCGTATCCAGGGTGAACGTGGCCGTACCAGCGGCCAGATGCGCCTGTTCGCCAACGTGCTGCGCCGTGGAGATTTCTTTGGCGCGCGCATCGACCGCGCGTTGCCGGATCGTCAGCCGCTGCCGCGCCCGGATATTCGCCAGTACCGCATCGGCCTCGGCCCGGTAGCCGTATTTGGCGCCAGCAACTTCCCGCTGGCCTTCTCCACGGCGGGCGGTGACACCGCTTCCGCGCTGGCCGCCGGCTGCCCGGTGGTGTTCAAGGCTCACCCCGGCCATATGGCTACCACCGCACTGGTTGGCGCGGCACTGCTGCGCGCCGCCGAGAAAACCGGCATGCCGAAAGGTGTGTTCAACATGATCTACGGGGGCATCGTCGGTGCCGCGCTGGTCAAGCATCCGGCCATTCAGGCTGTCGGCTTCACCGGCTCGCTGCGTGGTGGCCGTGCCCTGTGCGATATGGCAGCAGCCCGCCCGCAGCCGATCCCGGTGTTCGCGGAGATGAGCAGCATCAACCCGGTCATCCTGCTGCCCGAAGCCCTCAAGGCTCGCGGCGAACAGGTCGCTGGCGAGCTAGCAGCTTCGGTGGTGCTGGGCGCTGGCCAGTTCTGCACCAATCCGGGCCTGGTGATTGGCATCCGCTCGCCAGAGTTCGACGCCTTTCTGCAGAATCTGACCGCCAAAATGACCGAACAGCCGGCGCAGACCCTCCTCAACCCCGTTGGCCTCGAGAGTTACGGCAAGGGCGTTGCAGCACTCGCTGCACATCCCGGCATCAGCCATCTGAGCGGCGCTAAACAAGAAGGCAGCCAGGCTCGCCCGCAACTGTTCAAGGCCGATGTCAGTCTGTTGCTGAACGGCGATGAACGACTGCAGGAAGAGGTCTTCGGCCCGACTACTGTCGTTGTCGAAGTGGCCGACAAGGCCGAGCTGCTGACCGCCATCAAGGGGCTGCACGGTCAATTGACTGCCACGCTGATCACCGAGCCGGGCGATCTGGCTGGCAGCGAAGAGCTGTTCGCGCTGCTCGAGCAGAAAGTCGGGCGCGTGCTGTTCAACGGCTACCCGACCGGCGTAGAAGTCTGCGACTCCATGGTGCACGGCGGCCCGTACCCGGCGACGTCCGATGCCCGTGGCACCTCGGTCGGTACCTTGGCCATCGACCGCTTTCTGCGCCCGGTTTGCTATCAGAACTGCCCGGACGCTCTGCTGCCCGACGCTCTGAAGAATGCCAACCCGCTGGGCATCGCCCGTCTGGTGGATGGCGCCAGCAGCCGCGACGCGTTGTAAGCGCTAGCTGCATTGTTAAGAGAAAGCCGACCTGCGGGTCGGCTTTTTTGTGGGCGGTGGATGGGGTTCGTTCCCCGGGTGTCGCTCCGCTCGACCCGGACTACGGCGGATCTCCTGTGGGAGCGGGCCATGCGCGCGAATCGCGGGCATGGCCCGCTCCCACAGACACAGTGGTGTCAGCCAGTAGGGTGGATAACGCGAAGCTTATCCACCAATTACCTCAAAACCGCTGCCCCGCCGAACCCGACCGAGCGTTGCCCCTGATCTTTGCCGGTGTTTACCAGCGTGGCTTTGCGCGACACTAGGCGCATGAGTCCCGATGGAGCCGTCGATGAGCAGCGAAGACAAGTTCACCCGCCAGACCTTGCTCGAGGTGCAGACCCTGACCCCGAGCCTGTTCACCCTGCGTACCACCCGGGATGCGGGGTTTCGTTTCCGCGCCGGGCAGTTCGTCCGTCTCGGGGTGGAAAAGGCTGACGGCACCGTGGTCTGGCGTGCCTACTCGCTGGTCTCGGCGCCCCACGACGAGCATCTGGAGTTCTTTTCCATCGTCGTGCCAGGCGGTGAATTCACCAGTGAGCTGAGTCGCCTACGCGTCGGCGACACCTTGCTGGTGGAAAAGATGGCCACCGGTTACCTGACCCTCGACCGTTTCATCGATGGCCGCGATCTGTGGCTGCTGGGCAGTGGCACCGGCATCGCGCCGTTCCTGTCGATGCTGCAGGATTTCGAAATCTGGGAGCGCTTCGAGCGCATCGTGCTGGTATACAGCGCAAGGTCGCTGGACGAACTGGCTTATCAGCCGATGATCCACGGTTTTGCCGAGCTCGAGCACCTGGCCGAGTACACCCATAAGCTCACCTACCTGCCGGTAGTTACCCGCGAGCAGGCGCCGGGTTGCCTGAATGCCCGCATCACCGAACTGCTCGACAGCGGCGAGTTGGAGCGTGCCGCTGGTCTGGAACTGGCGCCTGAGCATTCGCGGCTGATGATCTGTGGCAACCCGCAGATGATCGACGACATCCGCCAGCGCCTGAAGGCGCGGGGCCTGAACTTGAGCCTGACCCGCCGTCCTGGGCAAGTAGCCGTGGAAAACTACTGGTAAACATGCCTTGCGAAGGCTACTGCGCTCGGTCATGCGGCGTTAAAAACCGGCTCAAAATGCTCATTTACAACACGTAAACTGCGCTTTTTCGCCGTTTTTTGCCTTGCCTGACCTTCGCTCGTGACGCTTTCACAAAGCATGTAAAGCGCCGTTACAAACTCAGCGCTTTCAGTGTGACTCGCGCTCCAGTAGATTGCGTGGTCTGTTTTCCACTATCCGGTCTTCATGGACAGCGACAGTAGACGATCGCCCTCGCCGTTATGGACGAGGGCGGTACTTCCCAAAGGCGGCGCCGCCCGGTGCGAGCCTTCCGTGCAGCCGAACGTTGCACATTCTTCCCGTCAGCCGAGATTTCCCGTGTCTGCCCTGTGCATGCGCGGCGCTTTCGGCTGCCTTCGTTTTCCCCTAGAGAGAGCTACACACTAAATGGAATGGATCGCTGATCCGACGGCCTGGTTAGGCCTGTTGACCCTGATCGTCCTGGAAATCGTCCTGGGCATCGACAACCTGGTGTTCATTGCCATCCTCGCCGACAAGCTGCCGCCCGAGCAGCGTGACCGTGCCCGACTGATCGGCCTGAGCCTGGCGATGATCATGCGTTTGGGGCTGCTGGCCAGTATCGCGTGGCTGGTCACCTTGACCGAGCCGCTGATCGAGGTGTTCGGCAAGACCTTCTCCGGCCGTGACCTGATCATGCTGTTCGGTGGTGTGTTCCTGTTGTTCAAGG
Coding sequences:
- a CDS encoding aldehyde dehydrogenase (NADP(+)), whose amino-acid sequence is MSVNGHNIIGGAYSALGSVKLQSVDATSGETLPYEFVEATAEEVDAAAEAAAAAYPAYRSLPAAKRADFLDAIADELDALGDDFVATVCKETALPAGRIQGERGRTSGQMRLFANVLRRGDFFGARIDRALPDRQPLPRPDIRQYRIGLGPVAVFGASNFPLAFSTAGGDTASALAAGCPVVFKAHPGHMATTALVGAALLRAAEKTGMPKGVFNMIYGGIVGAALVKHPAIQAVGFTGSLRGGRALCDMAAARPQPIPVFAEMSSINPVILLPEALKARGEQVAGELAASVVLGAGQFCTNPGLVIGIRSPEFDAFLQNLTAKMTEQPAQTLLNPVGLESYGKGVAALAAHPGISHLSGAKQEGSQARPQLFKADVSLLLNGDERLQEEVFGPTTVVVEVADKAELLTAIKGLHGQLTATLITEPGDLAGSEELFALLEQKVGRVLFNGYPTGVEVCDSMVHGGPYPATSDARGTSVGTLAIDRFLRPVCYQNCPDALLPDALKNANPLGIARLVDGASSRDAL
- a CDS encoding ferredoxin--NADP reductase, with translation MSSEDKFTRQTLLEVQTLTPSLFTLRTTRDAGFRFRAGQFVRLGVEKADGTVVWRAYSLVSAPHDEHLEFFSIVVPGGEFTSELSRLRVGDTLLVEKMATGYLTLDRFIDGRDLWLLGSGTGIAPFLSMLQDFEIWERFERIVLVYSARSLDELAYQPMIHGFAELEHLAEYTHKLTYLPVVTREQAPGCLNARITELLDSGELERAAGLELAPEHSRLMICGNPQMIDDIRQRLKARGLNLSLTRRPGQVAVENYW